A portion of the Toxoplasma gondii ME49 chromosome VIIb, whole genome shotgun sequence genome contains these proteins:
- a CDS encoding DEAD/DEAH box helicase domain-containing protein (encoded by transcript TGME49_264160) — protein MEAHAVRHLCSVCGGIRFLPTLGGSRTPQLALSCRDAEPSPRSSSALSFFPVFPKPSSGFSTFRGPVLAPLKRHTSRQLRESPLSQTRRDRNSVQPSPCSRPSRTSWVTVCSPGQPSPSSHSPASPSFSPAAASASATANREKGDTSAFGSWSAEILARAKRRERRNEVGSDGAGRDRGDSRVMITKSDRDSRIRVEESYNAASLSASPESSHSRERSLPPSPKQPDTLLKDDTREENVDESASKAEGTPDTRGQSTEKNKRLRHSDRAEIEGGEGLLSPTMAARLRALGVASLFQVQRQMLRHLLQEEIDNALVLSPTGTGKTLSFLLPLLQRIEGERWPRTEPVLIVAPTRELAEQIAFEAWRLRTSQSTEIALVFGSSAFSSASADASSSLHRLREAEESFLLRSGAHVVVGTPGRLRELIEKTVLLHTDQQKFVILDEADKLLSRGLEADVVAILRATQNPDRRIFAFSATFPKWLRDSLARLPEYDRRNEEATKRRDGDAEAEEALLQGQGELKPLASLGNHVSVSSMRIIDLCNSSPFSSLTENPKKSAAFLAATVPASSSTISDPLFASSEEDPARQSNITHMVCRLPRQQPKRIRALLFLLKARLLDPHPDLRGIIFCNSRQQASLLAYHPLLEPVAKPLHADMIQSQRSATLKAFVRGDFPILIATDLAARGLDLPRVGLVVHYGVPQSAEVYVHRAGRTGRPQRLSERRHRSETEAEPEIGELRAEEAGEGNANVCSKRGTETTRVVDDASASTARGDEARAWTATIGRQRGKERRNLRGHESDEEGEQETPAGGVFVQHGESILLLDRGQQQGLLLRKFENTIKARFRELDAPDEETMVQHSLREIESQLLSPQVVPLLSPFLPFSSTHLSVHGPRLLAAALALLLQRQQRITWRSALSGRFNFTPLLFHDPFYQEFKRKEDLLALLRQVLPRSFSPASNIGRIAYCRKGLLVDLPSGAARAVLASEELKRRKIKVTFAATLPHVVGDELRARVERTRLQRDPEKVIQQLQKRIHNARSKRARIRVSKQLARHRERQDLSRLYEANRRNSFFRSRSTSSEHASSKKQTVHT, from the exons ATGGAAGCACACGCTGTGCGGCATCTTTGCAGCGTGTGCGGAGGCATTCGATTTCTTCCGACTCTCGGGGGATCAAGGACGCCCCAGTTGGCCCTATCCTGTCGCGACGCAGAACCCTCGCCTCGTTCTTCATCAGCTCTCAGTTTCTTTCCGGTTTTCCCTAAACCAAGTTCAGGCTTTTCGACCTTCCGAGGTCCGGTTCTAGCCCCGTTAAAGCGGCATACTAGCAGACAACTCAGAGAAAGCCCGCTGTCGCAGACGAGACGCGACCGGAACAGCGTCCAGCCCTCACCGTGCTCAAGGCCTTCAAGAACGTCTTGGGTTACCGTCTGTTCTCCTGGCCaaccttctccgtcttcacactctcctgcttctccatctttttctcctgccGCTGCTTCCGCCTCTGCAACTGCTAACCGTGAAAAAGGCGACACTAGCGCGTTTGGGTCATGGTCGGCAGAGATCCTGGCACgagcgaaaaggagagagagaagaaacgaggtgGGGAGCGACGGGgccgggagagacagaggcgatTCGAGAGTGATGATTACGAAGAGTGACAGAGACTCTCGCATTCGGGTCGAGGAGAGCTACAATGCTGCTTcgctctccgcttctcccgaGTCATCACACTCCCGAGAACGGAGCCTCCCTCCGTCTCCCAAACAGCCTGACACTCTTTTGAAGGACGATacaagggaagaaaacgtgGACGAGAGCGCAAGCAAGGCAGAGGGTACACCGGATACACGTGGGCAAAGcaccgaaaaaaacaaacgtTTGAGGCACTCTGACAGGGCAGAAATCGAAGGTGGGGAGGGATTACTTTCTCCCACAATGGCAGCCAGGCTTCGTGCCCTTGGTgtggcgtctctctttcaagTGCAACGCCAGATGCTCCGACACTTGCTTCAGG AAGAGATCGACAACGCGCTCGTTTTGTCTCCGACAGGGACGGGAAAGACCctctcatttcttcttccgcttcttcagcGCATTGAGGGGGAGCGCTGGCCGCGCACTGAGCCTGTGTTAATCGTGGCGCCAACCCGCGAACTGGCAGAGCAAATTGCTTTCGAGGCATGGAG GTTACGAACGTCGCAGTCGACGGAGATTGCGCTGGTCTTCGGGTCATCTGCattctcctctgcctcggctgacgcttcttcctcgcttcatCGCCTCCGCGAGGCTGAGGAGTCGTTTCTGCTGCGTTCAGGCGCGCACGTGGTAGTCGGCACGCCAGGGCGGCTGCGCGAGTTGATTGAAAAGACGGTTTTGCTGCACACGGACCAGCAGAAGTTTGTCATTCTCGACGAAGCAGATAAGCTGCTCAGTCGCGGTCTCGAGGCGGACGTCGTGGCCATCCTCCGCGCCACACAAAACCCAGACCGGCgcatcttcgccttctctgccacCTTCCCGAAGTGGCTAAGAGACAGCCTGGCGAGGCTGCCTGAGTATGAccggagaaacgaggaggccacaaaacgcagagacggagacgcggaggcCGAGGAGGCGCTTCTCCAGGGTCAAGGGGAACTAAAGCCTCTCGCATCTCTAGGAAATCACGTTTCGGTGTCTTCCATGCGGATTATTGACTTGTGCAACTCCTCACCGTTCTCGTCGCTTACGGAGAACCCCAAGAAATCCGCTGCATTTTTGGCTGCGACCGTGCCGGCTTCTTCGTCCACCATTTCAGATCCGCTTTTTGCCTCTTCAGAGGAGGACCCTGCTCGCCAATCAAACATCACACACATGGTCTGTCGTCTCCCACGCCAACAGCCCAAACGCATTCGcgcccttctctttcttctaAAAGCGCGCCTCCTTGATCCCCACCCCGACTTGCGGGGTATCATCTTTTGCAATTCGCGCCAGCAGGCGAGCCTCCTAGCGTACCACCCGCTCTTGGAACCTGTGGCCAAgcccctgcatgcagacatgaTTCAAAGTCAACGCTCGGCCACACTTAAGGCCTTTGTGCGAG GTGATTTCCCAATTTTGATTGCCACTGACCTGGCCGCAAGAGGGCTCGATCTCCCACGTGTCGGTCTAGTGGTTCATTACGGTGTACCCCAGAGCGCGgaagtgtatgtacaccgtGCTGGCCGCACGGGCAGACCGCAGCGTCTCTCCGAACGGCGGCACCGATCTGAGACTGAAGCGGAGCCCGAAATTGGAGAATTAAGggcggaagaagcgggagaagggAATGCGAATGTGTGCAGTAAGCGAGGCACAGAAACGACTAGGGTTGTGGATGACGCGTCAGCGTCGACAGCtcgaggcgacgaagcacGTGCTTGGACGGCGACGATCGGGAGACAAAgggggaaggaaagacgTAATTTGAGAGGTCAtgaaagcgacgaagaaggcgagcaaGAGACACCCGCTGGGGGGGTGTTTGTACAGCATGGCGAGTCGATTCTGCTCCTGGACCGCGGCCAGCAGCAGGGTTTGCTTCTTAGGAAATTCGAGAACACTATCAAAGCTCGATTCCGAGAGCTAGATGCGCCTGATGAAGAGACCATGGTTCAACATTCACTCCGGGAGATTG AATCTCAACTTCTTTCACCTCAAGTTGTTCCCCTtctttccccttttcttccaTTTTCATCTACGCATTTATCCGTCCACGGCCCGCGACTCCTCGCGGCAGCCCTCGCCCTTCTTTTGCAGCGCCAGCAGAGAATTACCTGGCGTTCTGCATTATCTGGACGCTTTAACTTCACTCCACTTCTCTTCCACGATCCGTTTTATCAGGAGTTCaaacggaaagaagaccTCCTCGCGCTCTTGCGCCAGGTACTACCGCGCAGCTTCTCGCCTGCTTCGAATATAGGCCGAATCGCTTACTGCCGGAAAGGCCTACTGGTTGACTTGCCCTCTGGCGCGGCCCGCGCGGTCTTGGCGAGTGAAGAACTGAAACGGCGGAAGATCAAAGTCACTTTTGCCGCGACGCTTCCCCATGTCGTTGGAGATGAACTTCGcgcgagagtggagagaactCGACTACAACGAGACCCGGAGAAAGTGATCCAGCAACTCCAAAAGCGGATTCACAACGCCCGGTCGAAGCGAGCCAGGAT CCGAGTGTCAAAGCAACTCGCGCGTCATCGTGAACGTCAAGACCTGTCGCGCCTTTACGAGGCCAATCGGAGAAACAGTTTTTTTCGGTCCAGATCGACGTCTTCGGAGCACGCCAGTTCCAAGAAACAAACTGTGCATACTTGA
- a CDS encoding hypothetical protein (encoded by transcript TGME49_264175) yields MMHQTQDCSGHEGEKNRLSGADGKKGGAAEEPRPSGLGRARVAAAKEAERENGSQQREAHAINNRANRAKILARFSRQTYERAPAKSVRGNPAGMLTANECMCHGNPHSCPTVRVRHFHGFALRKRTSYLHRRHP; encoded by the exons ATGATGCATCAAACACAGGACTGCTCTGGCcacgaaggggagaagaaccgTCTCTCTGGGGCTGATGGCAAGAAAGGGGGGGCGGCGGAGGAACCGCGGCCGAGCGGGTTGGGGAGGGCACGGGTCGCTGCGgcaaaggaagcagaaagagaaaacgggtCGCAACAAAGGGAAGCGCACGCTATCAACAACAGGGCGAACCGCGCGAAAATCTTGGCGCGGTTCTCGCGCCAGACCTACGAGAGAGCACCCGCTAAGAGTGTGAGAGGTAACCCGGCAGGAATGCTGACGGCGAACGAGTGTATGTGCCACGGGAACCCACATAGCTGTCCGACGGTACGTGTACGGCATTTTCACGGTTTCGCCTTGCG GAAACGAACGTCTTACCTCCATCGGCGGCACCCCTAA
- a CDS encoding hypothetical protein (encoded by transcript TGME49_264170) has product MGRLGAAKRGMTSSAQQASAPPRYPTMPRHSWYGPHSPGGTAWWLGVGRSGAPGTSRGLEGRLAEVVDPAEANKLLLQLGRQVRLTHLQVQAVVKKAGPSGLRLTNLPAAFLKEHNAVLDLRSLGLVQIRELIAGMGRTLRLEADDEDPLTLQEAAAGRTGSTCRAAHPEKRSLSLPPVVAAVAGLAPDPTEETIGKMQEFPSQRAQPGGGVHEHPGLQGGTNLTADLTTSLDTPQFFALDEDSCLILKLGEPLPPVMKELLQHLLISLVADALHHASPPTFAASPTNWPLTRPHAGLLKPPTPPGSLVTATSPEALSPEDYLLSESPEVRAPSLKPPCASNSPDPTCFPSPTENMRVVPQTKETERDSGVKGKPGAPRFAEGTGNTKFASPSYGKKNKGIPIHILPALWQLKYGLRCNLSAMLETCGYTSLRAFIVDELPSLHISPAGSLVTLRLTPTSPRSLAPEALATLGAAAGGKQVLQDDSKAALQTSGSAPPAQPNKALSLSRVIDVVTEGRDKQSVITIKELISKSPLDTNGTPHPTIEAVATAAAAAVQASGVSLPTLLAALSSAARRQAGRGADPGPPTEGGTKCGGRPHALGSVRPTAAASKPRVSPGEAPLAGSSGAKEGAWPPVEGSAKSHRPSPVTMETILCNSAYSKQVADTTTFEESLSSQGLSHSSPNAIQETAPPESASRLFACKERPPDTCLVARPQSQDLACVDIDSDTGVTAQKSPAPNKKHKNKQLPGSPPKCGQVSRLHLHRMLYEAIAMGCEKRGRRWARGEDLIELEEELQQYATAALRGKEIASSKLPGGQGCSSPSVSDEPNAPPKPEQTKEPSSDLGFSSSLPSACQKGGEKNGRLEFFSPRATLQTGDRKNRGDNSTEEDTLEETGHNGTGYTLSSAAVKDDETDGEEKKTETEVGNSTPEAREEAEPDDARLQRRRMKKREKKEKKKRKKERLRALDEHEQEQKRLLSLMDLLQLPSSPPSAPRFSPETPSPFSLAGDEEIPISPFSLASPSRGQTHSCDTATQPSTLNQLLGSCGQSSTALRNETTKIVPVLHVTGTSDAAASASLAVRRLPGESISSATPSRLPMSQVRLSLSPEELATELQSYHNRAVGMLVSAIKVEWERHFGPQTSSLQAYMDHFQVRQLKALLLEVPNLLILGCGGKMRVSTLEHAMQFCNPFPPPSTVFISSSGKKVNLPLTMTPTSPLPWFRAHAYTHGEGSGCASALPHLKQLTVPDVAAVQPSQGGACGGGETHEEREQGYTKHHGGRDREARLRDDKARGDEGQRGTGNAPMGTDKRGKAQCRSMSKRFQSGDSNGADLRRLREGDREHDNATAISPLLATRPGPPQHAVNSVEALPLSAHCRRAPSRRLGPGSGGDCSPSSPFLVAQSASHQRKPDDMAEGQHVSPRQPGFTCVWDNQAGPSRYGLVSQKAQPPHGPSLTTSAEPHRHMREDALETLWKPAMAVQPQRGTGVINPFSASESFYTVPPPGLNRSPPSPPPVQPLPPATTSHDSSPPSMLPRPPAEGGALSNPWDSSKWLSPSPSQTEIQCRALGHVPKLLPPNTLTDLGRLLVGLLLMDSVTGNAAAAVAGLGSAPEAPEEPAGYGPVSALLPLLTHVKGVQQPHRGSEDLRRQREQGRARENREPKRQDETQRSLTPDVDARRQPPSFQAPCASTLHTSPIPESFTPAEPFLRPPKFLSVPQWSRALEHAEDNPENRGKLRNLPPYSEVHHLFPEPPRLAAPFTASPVTYGSHAMPRDMLLQENDCCRARDNLGCLNEEGGTAHGPQRLNLRSHMKSRLTLLENGQMHAPTPGAWHQALPSSFGFSSTAFPSAAVSTHQMQSPGHLSVVAEAFGTGEKQYDRDAVSPQARSMETEANRQPGGTQRATPALRALESQPSGAVRPPLLQTFFQADTATACPSCDAGPAPSGAVVGPWTGNREQQFFAEDDARRKIPERPTHGTGQDADSLMRQMSCTEDKKTDAGGYWGAPSCLSVAPRRDLEHRERVYPGRGNHARAPNCMPHEPLERPVHKNTDGPCAAVDSSPYPPDSDSQDDRRLASSCVSSGEETELGQEIRIGAWRPGASSFERHQRKPQENSNGERRIITRREKPQTRRAGNDIEVERNEHSEASLSRATRGREVGDTGENIKTGVYRL; this is encoded by the exons ATGGGACGGCTCGGGGCTGCGAAGCGTGGAATGACTTCTAGTGCCCAGCAAGCCAGCGCACCACCAAGGTACCCCACGATGCCTCGGCACTCATGGTACGGACCCCACAGCCCGGGCGGTACGGCTTGGTGGCTCGGCGTCGGCCGCTCTGGGGCGCCGGGCACGAGTCGCGGCCTCGAAGGAAGACTGGCAGAAGTAGTCGACCCAGCTGAGGCAAACAAACTACTGCTCCAGCTAGGAAGGCAAGTGAGACTCACCCATCTGCAGGTTCAAGCAGTtgtgaagaaggcaggacCATCAGGGCTGCGTCTAACTAACCTCCCTGCTGCGTTCTTGAAAGAACACAATGCAGTACTGGACCTCCGAAGCCTCGGGCTCGTCCAAATCCGCGAACTGATTGCAGGTATGGGGCGGACTCTGCGGCTCGAGGCCGACGACGAGGATCCACTGACTCTCCAAGAAGCAGCCGCAGGCAGGACAGGGTCTACGTGTCGAGCTGCTCATCCAGAGAAacgttcgctctctctgccgcctgtCGTCGCCGCCGTTGCTGGGCTGGCGCCAGACCCCACCGAAGAAACCATTGGAAAAATGCAGGAGTTCCCGTCTCAAAGGGCCCAGCCAGGGGGCGGGGTCCACGAACATCCGGGTCTACAGGGAGGAACGAACTTGACGGCAGACTTGACAACTTCTCTCGATACTCCCCAGTTTTTTGCATTGGATGAGGACTCGTGCCTTATACTGAAACTCGGAGAGCCTTTGCCTCCAGTGATGAAAGAGCTACTTCAGCACCTGCTCATTTCTCTCGTTGCGGACGCACTCCACCACGCGAGCCCCCCTACCTTCGCCGCATCGCCGACAAACTGGCCCCTTACCAGGCCACATGCTGGCCTGTTGAAGCCCCCAACCCCCCCGGGATCCCTGGTAACTGCCACAAGCCCAGAGGCCCTGTCTCCAGAAGACTATCTTCTCTCTGAGTCGCCTGAGGTGCGGGCGCCGAGTCTGAAGCCCCCCTGTGCGAGCAATTCGCCAGACCCCACCTGTTTCCCTTCGCCGACTGAAAACATGCGTGTAGTGCCacaaacgaaagagacagagcgcgaCAGCGGTGTGAAAGGAAAGCCAGGGGCTCCTAGGTTTGCAGAGGGTACAGGGAATACGAAGTTTGCGAGCCCGTCATATGGCAAGAAGAATAAGGGAATTCCAATTCACATTCTCCCCGCCCTGTGGCAGCTCAAGTACGGGCTTCGCTGCAACCTCTCAGCGATGTTGGAGACATGCGGCTACACATCGCTTAGGGCGTTTATCGTTGATGAGTTGCCAAGTTTGCACATCTCGCCCGCTGGGTCTCTAGTGACCCTGCGGCTCACACCAACCTCGCCACGGTCTCTCGCACCAGAGGCACTGGCCACACTCGGTGCAGCAGCTGGGGGCAAGCAGGTGCTTCAGGACGACTCAAAAGCGGCTCTTCAAACCTCCGGCTCGGCACCACCCGCTCAGCCGAATAAGGCTTTGTCACTTAGCCGCGTAATTGACGTCGTAACTGAAGGGCGCGACAAACAGTCTGTCATAACCATAAAAGAGTTGATCTCGAAGAGTCCGCTGGATACGAATGGTACCCCTCACCCAACCATAGAGGCAGTCGCCACAGCGGCAGCCGCCGCGGTTCAGGCATCCGGAGTGTCTCTTCCCACGCTGCTAGCAGCCCTCTCGTCTGCCGCACGACGCCAGGCGGGGCGAGGCGCCGATCCAGGTCCTCCGACGGAGGGCGGGACCAAGTGTGGGGGGCGGCCACATGCCTTGGGCTCCGTGCGGCCGACGGCGGCTGCTTCCAAGCCCCGAGTGTCTCCAGGCGAGGCCCCACTGGCAGGCTCCAGCGGAGCCAAGGAAGGTGCCTGGCCCCCGGTGGAGGGATCTGCGAAAAGCCACCGTCCATCCCCTGTGACTATGGAGACGATCCTTTGCAATTCAGCGTACTCGAAACAGGTAGCAGATACGACGACTTTTGAAGAATCCCTTTCAAGCCAGGGACTCTCACATTCGTCCCCCAACGCTATCCAGGAAACGGCACCTCCAGAGTCTGCTTCCCgtctgtttgcatgcaaggaaaGACCACCTGACACTTGCCTGGTCGCGCGTCCTCAGTCGCAAGACTTGGCATGCGTAGATATCGACTCAGATACAGGGGTGACTGCGCAAAAGTCGCCTGCGCCAAACAAGAAACATAAGAACAAGCAGTTGCCTGGCTCACCTCCAAAATGTGGACAGGTGTCTCGTCTGCATCTTCATCGCATGCTGTACGAAGCGATTGCGATGggctgcgagaagagaggacggcgATGGGCGAGAGGGGAGGACTTGATCGAGTTGGAAGAAGAACTACAGCAGTACGCAACCGCCGCGCTCAGAGGCAAAGAAATCGCGAGTTCAAAGCTTCCAGGTGGACAAGGatgttcttcgccttccgtcTCCGACGAGCCGAACGCACCACCCAAGCCAGAACAGACTAAGGAACCTTCATCCGACCTTGGGTTCTCGTCCTCCCTGCCCTCGGCGTGTCAGAagggtggagagaaaaacgggcGCCTCGAGTTTTTTTCGCCTCGAGCGACGCTCCAGAcaggcgacagaaaaaacagaggagacaacagCACCGAAGAGGATACCCTTGAGGAGACAGGACATAACGGAACAGGCTATACGTTATCCTCGGCGGCGGTAAAGGACGATGAaacagacggagaggagaaaaagacagagacagaagtcgGCAACTCGACTccggaagctcgcgaggaAGCGGAGCCGGACGATGCACGACTGCAGCGGCGCCGCATGAAGAAGcgggaaaaaaaggagaaaaaaaaaagaaaaaaggagaggctTAGGGCTCTGGATGAGCATGAACAGGAGCAGAAGCGCCTTCTCAGTCTCATGGACCTCCTGCAgcttccctcgtctccgccGTCCGCTCCCCGGTTCTCCCCTGAAACACCGTCCCCGTTTTCGCTCgcgggagatgaagagatcCCGATATCGCCATTCTCACTTGCATCGCCTTCACGCGGTCAGACGCACTCGTGCGATACGGCCACACAGCCCTCAACCTTGAATCAGTTGCTTGGATCCTGTGGACAAAGCAGCACGGCACTTCGGAACGAAACCACGAAGATCGTTCCCGTGCTGCATGTGACTGGGACCTCTGACGCTGCCGCAAGTGCGTCGCTAGCTGTAAGACGGTTGCCTGGCGAAAGTATCTCCTCGGCCACGCCTTCGCGACTCCCCATGTCGCAGgtccgtctctcgctgtctccggaAGAACTCGCGACGGAACTCCAGAGTTACCACAATCGAGCGGTCGGCATGCTGGTGTCGGCGATAAAAGTCGAATGGGAGAGACACTTTGGCCCCCAAACCTCTTCCCTGCAGGCGTATATGGACCACTTCCAAGTTCGCCAGCTGAAGGCGCTGCTCCTGGAAGTCCCGAATCTCCTCATTCTCGGGTGCGGCGGCAAAATGCGCGTGTCCACCCTCGAGCATGCAATGCAGTTCTGCAACCCCTTCCCGCCTCCATCCACAGTCTTTATCTCTTCGTCAGGCAAAAAAGTCAATCTGCCCCTGACCATGACGCCGACGAGTCCTCTTCCCTGGTTTCGGGCTCACGCGTACACACACGGCGAAGGGAGCGGTTGTGCGTCGGCGCTGCCCCATCTTAAGCAGTTAACGGTGCCAGACGTGGCAGCCGTCCAACCCAGTCAGGGTGGAGCCTGTGGGGGCGGAGAGACgcacgaagagagagaacaaggatACACGAAGCACCATGGAGGTCGAGACCGGGAGGCTCGGCTGCGAGATGACAAAGcgcgaggcgacgaaggccaGAGAGGGACAGGCAATGCGCCAATGGGGACTgacaaacgaggaaaagCCCAATGTAGGAGCATGTCGAAACGGTTTCAAAGTGGGGACAGCAACGGCGCAGACTTAAGGCGACtgcgagagggagacagagagcatgACAACGCGACCGCGATCTCTCCGTTGCTCGCCACCAGACCTGGTCCCCCTCAGCATGCAGTGAACTCTGTAGAGGCGCTCCCGCTGTCGGCGCATTGTAGGAGAGCGCCGTCACGGCGTCTGGGACCTGGGAGTGGTGGCGActgctctccgtcttctccttttctggtGGCGCAGTCAGCGTCTCACCAAAGAAAACCAGACGATATGGCGGAGGGCCAACATGTCAGCCCACGGCAACCCGGCTTCACGTGTGTATGGGACAACCAAGCCGGCCCAAGTAGGTACGGACTTGTGTCCCAAAAGGCGCAGCCGCCTCACGGTCCCTCTTTGACGACGAGCGCTGAACCTCACCGACACATGAGAGAGGATGCGCTAGAAACTCTGTGGAAACCGGCAATGGCTGTCCAACCGCAGCGAGGAACTGGGGTGATTAATcccttctccgcctctgaGTCTTTCTACACAGTGCCCCCTCCTGGCTTGAATCGTTCTCCCCCGTCCCCCCCTCCGGTCCAGCCCTTGCCCCCGGCAACGACCTCCCATGACTCATCTCCTCCGTCGATGCTTCCCAGACCACCGGCAGAAGGCGGTGCCCTTTCTAACCCGTGGGACTCCAGCAAGTGGTTGTCGCCGTCACCGAGTCAGACGGAGATACAGTGCAGGGCTTTGGGCCACGTCCCTAAGCTGCTCCCTCCTAACACATTGACAGACCTCGGGAGACTCCTCGTTGGCCTCCTTCTAATGGACTCTGTCACGGGGAACGCGGCGGCGGCTGTCGCGGGCCTCGGTTCGGCTCCAGAGGCTCCTGAGGAGCCAGCCGGGTATGGGCCTGTCTCCGCCCTCTTGCCGCTGCTCACACACGTGAAGGGGGTCCAGCAACCTCATAGGGGGAGCGAGGACTtgcggaggcagagagaacaagggagagcACGAGAGAACCGAGAACCGAAGCGACAAGATGAGACACAGCGAAGCCTCACGCCGGATGTGGACGCCCGAAGGCAGCCCCCTTCTTTCCAGGCTCCCTGCGCGTCGACCCTTCACACGTCCCCCATACCAGAATCCTTCACTCCGGCTGAGCCATTTCTCCGCCCTCCCAAATTTCTCTCCGTCCCGCAGTGGTCACGGGCACTGGAGCATGCTGAAGACAACCCAGAGAACCGGGGCAAACTCCGCAACCTTCCACCCTACTCGGAGGTGCACCACTTGTTCCCGGAGCCTCCACGGCTCGCAGCCCCGTTCACGGCTTCTCCGGTCACCTACGGAAGTCACGCGATGCCTCGCGACATGTTACTCCAAGAGAATGACTGCTGTAGAGCGCGGGATAATCTGGGGTGCCTCAACGAGGAGGGCGGCACTGCCCATGGCCCGCAGCGTTTAAACCTTCGAAGCCACATGAAGTCGCGCCTAACACTTCTTGAAAATGGTCAGATGCACGCCCCAACGCCTGGAGCCTGGCACCAGGCTCTGCCGTCGtccttcggcttctcctctACTGCCTTTCCCTCAGCTGCTGTGAGCACACACCAGATGCAGTCGCCCGGCCACCTCTCAGTGGTGGCTGAGGCCTTCGGGACAGGTGAAAAACAATACGACAGAGATGCGGTTTCGCCCCAAGCGAGGtcgatggagacagaagcgaaccGACAGCCAGGAGGGACACAGAGAGCCACACCTGCTCTCAGGGCACTTGAGAGTCAACCTTCTGGTGCCGTGAGGCCTCCGCTGCTCCAAACGTTCTTCCAGGCAGACACCGCCACTGCCTGCCCTAGCTGTGACGCAGGGCCTGCCCCGAGCGGGGCTGTTGTTGGGCCGTGGACAGGAAATCGAGAGCAGCAGTTCTTCGCGGAAGACGACGCGAGGAGGAAGATACCCGAACGTCCGACCCACGGAACCGGGCAAGACGCAGACTCGCTGATGCGTCAGATGTCGTGcacagaagacaagaagacagacgccGGCGGCTATTGGGGCGCACCGTCTTGTTTGTCGGTGGCTCCTCGGAGAGACCTGGAACACCGTGAACGAGTTTACCCTGGTCGAGGGAATCACGCGCGCGCACCGAATTGCATGCCCCATGAACCACTCGAGAGACCCGTGCACAAGAACACCGATGGTCCCTGTGCAGCTGTCGACTCGTCGCCGTATCCCCCTGATTCTGACAGCCAGGACGATCGTCGCCTGGCCTCTTCGTGTGTCAGCTCGGGCGAAGAAACCGAGTTGGGACAGGAGATCCGCATCGGAGCGTGGAGGCCCGGAGCGTCTTCGTTTGAGAGGCACCAGAGAAAACCCCAGGAAAATTCAAACGGAGAGCGGAGAATAATCACCCGCCGTGAAAAACCGCAGACGAGACGTGCTGGGAACGATATCGAGGTGGAGCGAAACGAGCATTCAGAGGCTTCTTTATCGAGGGCCACTCGAGGACGAGAAGTTGGCGACACAGGCGAGAACATAAAGACTGGA GTGTACAGGCTGTAA